The following proteins are encoded in a genomic region of Ammospiza caudacuta isolate bAmmCau1 chromosome 3, bAmmCau1.pri, whole genome shotgun sequence:
- the TJAP1 gene encoding tight junction-associated protein 1 isoform X1 codes for MSSTAPSKKPYRKAPPQHREIRHEVPIIRDDQDGVILAEQSQEPLTDAERMKLLQHENEELRRRLTYVTNKMEAMERELESGQDYLEMELGQNREELEKFKDKFRRLQNSYTASQRTNQDLEEKLHALIKKAEMDRKTLDWEIVELTNKLLDAKTTINKLEELNERYRQDCNLAVQLLKCNKSHFRNHKFADLPYELQDMVNKHLHSAQESAGPGQEAAHTLAPSDVVPTSVIARVLEKPESLVLNSAKSSSGSCPMAEDVFVHVDMSGALPDACNSAGQMGKEGGDAGKQQNGGCKPQSSVESVPEEVPAFEKLSPYPTPSPPHPMYPGRKVIEFSEDKVRIPKNSPLPNCTYATRQAISLSLVQSEDESCDRHRTLPSSPASEGHRSASSCSCQQSPKAARAHGSSQSSPFSSPPQIPSAFASSASSEEDLLANWQRMFVDKAPPTSERVLMNRTAFSRDTAPELQKRFSRSMQELGRAASAYSDGEESAQSCSWTVSRDSSVDTDSTESRARRSHFSSDYGTDFSQDEAQKLLLESGGGTAEPESPSPEKHKDYVDLGLPESPAEEREMLLQGNKESSQGGVQEEGGEGRVKPPFSRPHRSPKRMGVHHLHRKDSLTQAQEQGNLLS; via the exons ATGTCAAGCACGGCCCCGTCAAAGAAGCCTTACCGCAAGGCGCCCCCGCAGCACCGCGAAATCCGGCATGAGGTGCCCATCATTCGCGACGACCAGGATGGAGTGATCTTGGCTGAGCAGAGTCAG GAACCCTTGACGGATGCAGAAAGGATGAA GCTACTGCAGCATGAGAATGAGGAGCTTCGCCGCCGGCTGACATACGTGACTAACAAAATGGAGGCAATGGAGAGAGAGCTGGAGTCAGGTCAGGACTACCTGGAGATGGAACTGGGCCAGAACcgtgaggagctggagaagtTCAAGGACAAATTCCGTAG GTTGCAGAACAGCTACACTGCTTCTCAGAGAACCAACCAAGACCTGGAGGAGAAGCTGCATGCCCTG attaaaaaggcagaaatggaCCGCAAGACGCTGGACTGGGAGATTGTAGAGCTCACTAATAAATTGCTTGATGCCAAAACCACCATCAATAAGCTGGAGGAACTCAAT GAACGCTATCGACAGGACTGTAACCTTGCAGTACAGCTGCTCAAGTGTAACAAGTCACACTTCAGGAACCACAAGTTTGCTGAT CTTCCCTATGAGCTGCAGGACATGGTGAATAAGCATTTGCACAGTGCACAGGAGTCTGCAGGCCCTGGCCAAGAGGCAGCCCACACCTTGGCTCCATCTGATGTTGTGCCCACCTCAGTCATCGCCAGAGTCTTGGAGAAACCAGAATCTCTGGTTCTGAATTCAGCCAAGTCTAGCAGTGGCAGCTGTCCCATGGCTGAGGATGTCTTTGTGCATGTGGACATGAGCGGAGCCCTTCCTGATGCCTGCAACAGTGCAGGGCagatggggaaggagggaggagatgCAGGGAAACAGCAGAATGGTGGCTGCAAGCCACAGAGTAGTGTGGAAAGTGTGCCTGAGGAGGTGCCTGCCTTTGAGAAGCTAAGCCCATACCCTACTCCCTCACCTCCCCATCCTATGTACCCAGGGCGCAAAGTGATCGAGTTCTCTGAGGACAAGGTAAGGATCCCAAAGAACAGCCCCCTGCCCAACTGTACATATGCTACACGCCAGGCCATCTCCCTCAGCCTGGTGCAGAGCGAAGATGAGAGCTGCGACAGGCACCGGACACTCCCCAGCAGCCCCGCTTCCGAAGGGCACCGTTCAGCCTCCAGCTGTTCCTGCCAGCAGTCCCCCAAAGCGGCCAGGGCTCACGgctcttcccagagcagcccgttcagcagccctccccaaatcccgAGCGCCtttgccagctctgccagctctgaggAGGACCTGCTGGCTAACTGGCAGCGAATGTTTGTGGATAAGGCACCCCCCACCTCGGAGCGAGTGCTGATGAACCGCACGGCTTTCAGCCGTGACACGGCCCCCGAGCTCCAGAAGAGGTTCAGCCGCTCCATGCAGGAGCTGGGTAGGGCAGCCTCAGCTTACTCGGATGGTGAGGagtctgcacagagctgcagctggaccGTGAGCCGCGACTCGAGCGTGGACACAGACAGCACCGAGTCCAGAGCCCGCAGGAGCCATTTCTCCTCAGACTATGGTACAGATTTCTCCCAGGATGAAGCCCAGAAGCTGTTGCTTGAAAGTGGTGGAGGCACTGCTGAGCCTGAAAGCCCCTCACCAGAGAAGCACAAGGACTATGTAGACCTTGGCTTGCCTGagagcccagctgaggagagaGAAATGCTGCTCCAGGGAAACAAGGAGAGCAGCCAAGGAGGTGTCCAAGAGGAAGGCGGAGAAGGCAGGGTCAAGCCTCCTTTCAGTCGGCCGCACCGCAGCCCCAAGAGGATGGGAGTGCACCACTTACATCGCAAAGACAGTCTGACACAAGCCCAGGAACAGGGCAACCTTCTCAGCTGA
- the TJAP1 gene encoding tight junction-associated protein 1 isoform X2, whose amino-acid sequence MKLLQHENEELRRRLTYVTNKMEAMERELESGQDYLEMELGQNREELEKFKDKFRRLQNSYTASQRTNQDLEEKLHALIKKAEMDRKTLDWEIVELTNKLLDAKTTINKLEELNERYRQDCNLAVQLLKCNKSHFRNHKFADLPYELQDMVNKHLHSAQESAGPGQEAAHTLAPSDVVPTSVIARVLEKPESLVLNSAKSSSGSCPMAEDVFVHVDMSGALPDACNSAGQMGKEGGDAGKQQNGGCKPQSSVESVPEEVPAFEKLSPYPTPSPPHPMYPGRKVIEFSEDKVRIPKNSPLPNCTYATRQAISLSLVQSEDESCDRHRTLPSSPASEGHRSASSCSCQQSPKAARAHGSSQSSPFSSPPQIPSAFASSASSEEDLLANWQRMFVDKAPPTSERVLMNRTAFSRDTAPELQKRFSRSMQELGRAASAYSDGEESAQSCSWTVSRDSSVDTDSTESRARRSHFSSDYGTDFSQDEAQKLLLESGGGTAEPESPSPEKHKDYVDLGLPESPAEEREMLLQGNKESSQGGVQEEGGEGRVKPPFSRPHRSPKRMGVHHLHRKDSLTQAQEQGNLLS is encoded by the exons ATGAA GCTACTGCAGCATGAGAATGAGGAGCTTCGCCGCCGGCTGACATACGTGACTAACAAAATGGAGGCAATGGAGAGAGAGCTGGAGTCAGGTCAGGACTACCTGGAGATGGAACTGGGCCAGAACcgtgaggagctggagaagtTCAAGGACAAATTCCGTAG GTTGCAGAACAGCTACACTGCTTCTCAGAGAACCAACCAAGACCTGGAGGAGAAGCTGCATGCCCTG attaaaaaggcagaaatggaCCGCAAGACGCTGGACTGGGAGATTGTAGAGCTCACTAATAAATTGCTTGATGCCAAAACCACCATCAATAAGCTGGAGGAACTCAAT GAACGCTATCGACAGGACTGTAACCTTGCAGTACAGCTGCTCAAGTGTAACAAGTCACACTTCAGGAACCACAAGTTTGCTGAT CTTCCCTATGAGCTGCAGGACATGGTGAATAAGCATTTGCACAGTGCACAGGAGTCTGCAGGCCCTGGCCAAGAGGCAGCCCACACCTTGGCTCCATCTGATGTTGTGCCCACCTCAGTCATCGCCAGAGTCTTGGAGAAACCAGAATCTCTGGTTCTGAATTCAGCCAAGTCTAGCAGTGGCAGCTGTCCCATGGCTGAGGATGTCTTTGTGCATGTGGACATGAGCGGAGCCCTTCCTGATGCCTGCAACAGTGCAGGGCagatggggaaggagggaggagatgCAGGGAAACAGCAGAATGGTGGCTGCAAGCCACAGAGTAGTGTGGAAAGTGTGCCTGAGGAGGTGCCTGCCTTTGAGAAGCTAAGCCCATACCCTACTCCCTCACCTCCCCATCCTATGTACCCAGGGCGCAAAGTGATCGAGTTCTCTGAGGACAAGGTAAGGATCCCAAAGAACAGCCCCCTGCCCAACTGTACATATGCTACACGCCAGGCCATCTCCCTCAGCCTGGTGCAGAGCGAAGATGAGAGCTGCGACAGGCACCGGACACTCCCCAGCAGCCCCGCTTCCGAAGGGCACCGTTCAGCCTCCAGCTGTTCCTGCCAGCAGTCCCCCAAAGCGGCCAGGGCTCACGgctcttcccagagcagcccgttcagcagccctccccaaatcccgAGCGCCtttgccagctctgccagctctgaggAGGACCTGCTGGCTAACTGGCAGCGAATGTTTGTGGATAAGGCACCCCCCACCTCGGAGCGAGTGCTGATGAACCGCACGGCTTTCAGCCGTGACACGGCCCCCGAGCTCCAGAAGAGGTTCAGCCGCTCCATGCAGGAGCTGGGTAGGGCAGCCTCAGCTTACTCGGATGGTGAGGagtctgcacagagctgcagctggaccGTGAGCCGCGACTCGAGCGTGGACACAGACAGCACCGAGTCCAGAGCCCGCAGGAGCCATTTCTCCTCAGACTATGGTACAGATTTCTCCCAGGATGAAGCCCAGAAGCTGTTGCTTGAAAGTGGTGGAGGCACTGCTGAGCCTGAAAGCCCCTCACCAGAGAAGCACAAGGACTATGTAGACCTTGGCTTGCCTGagagcccagctgaggagagaGAAATGCTGCTCCAGGGAAACAAGGAGAGCAGCCAAGGAGGTGTCCAAGAGGAAGGCGGAGAAGGCAGGGTCAAGCCTCCTTTCAGTCGGCCGCACCGCAGCCCCAAGAGGATGGGAGTGCACCACTTACATCGCAAAGACAGTCTGACACAAGCCCAGGAACAGGGCAACCTTCTCAGCTGA
- the LRRC73 gene encoding leucine-rich repeat-containing protein 73: MLPGSIQISGETLSGAEIRDICESLRENSVRLLSLRGCQLSERDFGHVCRGVAESRSLAQLNLNLGIVSNINRVKQLAEALKTNRSVQSLFLHGSPLTDAGLALLNPALSIHPSLVALDLGDCMLGDEGINLICGLLPPDGAKSGLKELTLSANPGITSKGWGRLAIAVAHSSQLRVLNLDYNPLGDQVAGMLAVAVASSRTLEVLDLEGTGLTNQSAQTLLDMVENYPTALRTLILAENNISPELQQQISDLLSEGEEEEETEVHEVTAREKNPWICQNNSSSQMVLMTSGLGDSLLAETEM; the protein is encoded by the exons ATGCTGCCGGGGTCTATCCAGATCTCCGGGGAGACGCTGTCGGGGGCGGAGATCCGAGACATCTGCGAGAGCCTGCGGGAGAACTCGGTGCGGCTGCTGTCGCTGCGGGGCTGCCAGCTCTCCGAGCGGGACTTCGGGCACGTCTGCCGCGGGGTGGCCGAGTCCCGCTCCCTCGCCCAGCTCAACCTCAACCTGGGCATCGTCTCCAACATCAACCGCGTCAAGCAGCTGGCCGAGGCCCTGAAGACGAACCGCTCCGTTCAGTCCCTCTT CCTCCATGGGAGTCCCCTGACAGATGCAGGCTTGGCCCTCCTCAACCCTGCTCTCTCCATCCACCCCTCGCTGGTGGCTCTGGATCTAGGAGACTGCATGCTGGGTGATGAAGGCATCAACCTTATCTGTGGGCTCCTGCCGCCTGATGGGGCCAAGTCTG gccTCAAAGAACTAACACTGAGCGCCAACCCTGGCATCACAAGTAAAGGCTGGGGACGTCTGGCCATTGCAGTGGCTCACAGCTCACAGCTCCGTGTGCTGAACCTGGACTACAACCCCCTAG GTGACCAGGTAGCCGGGATGCTCGCTGTGGCTGTGGCCTCCAGCCGAACCCTCGAAGTGCTGGACTTGGAGGGAACAGGACTTACCAACCAGTCAGCTCAG ACCTTGCTGGACATGGTAGAGAATTACCCCACAGCCCTACGGACACTCATCCTGGCAGAGAACAACATTagtcctgagctgcagcagcagatctCTGATCTTCTCTCAGAGggcgaggaagaggaggagacgGAGGTCCACGAAGTCACAGCCAGGGAGAAGAATCCCTGGATCTGCCAGAACA ATTCCAGCTCCCAGATGGTCCTGATGACATCAGGCCTCGGTGACAGCCTCTtagcagaaacagaaatgtaG